In Desulfovibrio sp. UIB00, the following are encoded in one genomic region:
- a CDS encoding zinc ribbon domain-containing protein — translation MQQNLMACPACHKKIAIEAYNCPHCGLPIDDALRTQVRESQRVEAEKARHEAKRNRWALLAIFILGMGWSYFQEPTAQDQAISLRRDAVPKCSSAIEGQAIYGFEWETLALEFIPRFPYAEHMANDENTVLLKGSTNIKALLFKNAFGVMVPMEYSCLYDTKSRTVVQVHVIPR, via the coding sequence ATGCAACAGAATCTCATGGCATGTCCGGCGTGCCATAAAAAAATAGCAATTGAAGCTTATAATTGCCCACATTGCGGGCTGCCCATTGATGATGCACTCCGCACACAGGTTCGGGAAAGCCAGCGTGTCGAAGCCGAAAAAGCACGGCATGAAGCAAAGAGAAATCGCTGGGCTCTGTTGGCCATATTTATTCTGGGGATGGGTTGGAGCTATTTTCAGGAGCCGACCGCTCAGGATCAGGCAATTTCTTTGCGACGGGATGCCGTGCCAAAATGTTCGAGCGCAATTGAAGGTCAAGCTATCTATGGCTTTGAATGGGAGACCCTAGCGTTGGAATTTATCCCTCGTTTCCCATACGCCGAACACATGGCGAATGATGAAAACACCGTGTTGCTGAAAGGCAGCACGAATATAAAGGCCTTATTGTTCAAAAATGCTTTTGGCGTTATGGTTCCCATGGAATATTCCTGCCTCTACGACACAAAATCACGCACAGTGGTGCAGGTTCATGTAATCCCCAGATGA
- a CDS encoding WYL domain-containing transcriptional regulator: MPSKTNDRTSAEKMLDLYSLLALSSREWSLTELANHLRCSKSTTLRLLTKIERFEGIRLISRSRSTAGRPERCYIFERILRDGEKSQYNVSAEEMRLLHLCRDIALPLLPENVQKTMDATLRRTSVLVPSEDTWQEPQYPQLRMAMLGTIDYDPFQIILQTLLKAISKKQICQIAYKAQDKPSRIHEMAIVGLYGSRQALYAKGWSVQDKGKAEPLHPLFLAVHRMEEILLTRRTHQIPLTHDDTQHFGLIEDTPFTVKVFFARELETYIRERRFSTEQLIEKVEDGIELTFTARSDMEVMAWILGFGSKARTIEPAWLVQRMRAELAMMAGHYND, encoded by the coding sequence ATGCCCTCTAAGACAAATGACCGAACATCTGCGGAAAAAATGCTTGATTTGTATTCATTGCTTGCACTTTCTTCGCGAGAATGGTCATTGACGGAACTTGCTAATCACTTGCGGTGCTCCAAGTCGACCACCCTTCGACTTCTGACTAAGATTGAGCGTTTTGAAGGGATCCGTCTTATAAGCCGCTCCCGCAGCACTGCTGGCAGGCCAGAAAGATGCTACATATTTGAAAGAATACTGCGCGATGGAGAAAAATCCCAGTACAATGTAAGTGCAGAAGAAATGCGACTCCTACACCTGTGCCGCGATATTGCACTGCCCTTGCTACCTGAGAATGTACAGAAAACGATGGATGCGACCCTACGACGCACTTCTGTGCTCGTGCCATCTGAGGATACCTGGCAGGAGCCGCAATATCCGCAACTGCGTATGGCCATGCTGGGTACTATTGATTACGACCCATTCCAGATTATTTTGCAAACACTGCTAAAGGCAATAAGCAAAAAACAAATTTGCCAAATAGCCTATAAGGCACAAGACAAGCCTTCACGTATTCATGAAATGGCAATTGTGGGTCTTTATGGCAGTCGACAGGCTTTGTATGCAAAAGGATGGAGCGTACAGGACAAAGGCAAGGCAGAGCCATTGCATCCACTTTTTTTGGCTGTGCATCGGATGGAAGAAATCCTCCTAACACGTCGGACGCACCAAATACCGTTAACCCACGATGATACGCAGCACTTTGGGCTTATCGAAGACACCCCTTTTACTGTAAAGGTATTCTTTGCCCGTGAACTGGAAACATATATTCGTGAGCGCCGCTTCAGCACAGAGCAGCTGATTGAGAAGGTAGAAGACGGCATCGAGCTTACCTTCACGGCGCGCAGCGACATGGAGGTGATGGCCTGGATATTGGGCTTCGGGAGCAAGGCCAGAACAATAGAGCCCGCATGGCTGGTGCAGCGCATGCGGGCGGAACTGGCTATGATGGCTGGTCATTATAACGATTAA
- a CDS encoding AAA family ATPase has product MNNINDLCKLQPTDLDAGQVFSGKPSGTTVRGYAVPSAYTPAIDHEYIFHESSRDVVVWFLNPQEPLYVFGPTGCGKTTCIKQLAARLNYPVFEVTGHGRLEFADLVGHLTVKNGSMTFEYGPLALAIRYGAIILLNEIDLTSPEIAAGLNSVLDGAPLCIAENGGELIVPHPMFRLVATANTNGGGDDTGLYQGTQRQNLAWLDRFTICEVGYPPAEVEKRLLARRFPSLPESLCATMVDYANEVRKLFMGEASTSNLTNAIEVTFSTRSLLRWGDLTVRFQPLAHQGVQPVTYALDRALAYRASRETRAMLHELAQRMFPQQVEVESPQTVTAKIEILQGEQALRFMRGHLHHTPTVAKPLVHLQVIHNLSGKKQDGKFWIGEASPVGLTLKWGKPDTVGQQHFIPAENCEGNNSVMELEARAEKKIKEGYSLNTTKSSF; this is encoded by the coding sequence ATGAATAATATCAACGACCTTTGTAAGCTGCAGCCCACGGATCTTGATGCCGGTCAGGTATTCAGCGGCAAACCATCCGGCACCACTGTCAGAGGCTACGCCGTCCCTTCGGCCTACACCCCGGCCATTGACCACGAATATATCTTCCATGAGTCCAGTCGCGATGTTGTGGTCTGGTTTCTCAACCCCCAGGAACCACTGTACGTCTTCGGCCCCACAGGCTGTGGTAAAACGACTTGCATCAAGCAGCTGGCAGCCAGGCTTAACTACCCGGTATTTGAGGTCACCGGACATGGGCGGCTGGAGTTTGCCGACCTGGTTGGTCATCTGACAGTAAAAAATGGCAGCATGACCTTTGAATACGGCCCACTTGCGCTTGCCATACGCTACGGGGCGATAATTTTGTTGAACGAAATCGACCTGACCTCGCCAGAAATTGCAGCAGGCCTGAACAGCGTGCTGGACGGGGCACCCCTGTGCATTGCAGAAAACGGCGGCGAACTGATTGTGCCGCATCCCATGTTCCGTCTGGTTGCCACGGCCAATACCAATGGAGGTGGCGATGACACCGGCCTCTACCAGGGCACCCAGCGGCAGAACCTTGCATGGCTGGACCGCTTCACAATTTGTGAAGTTGGCTACCCACCTGCCGAGGTGGAAAAGCGCCTGCTCGCACGGCGCTTCCCTTCGCTACCCGAATCGTTGTGCGCAACCATGGTGGACTACGCCAATGAGGTTCGCAAACTGTTCATGGGCGAGGCTTCCACCAGTAATCTGACCAACGCCATTGAAGTTACATTCTCCACTCGCAGTTTGCTGCGATGGGGTGATCTGACCGTTCGCTTTCAGCCGCTGGCTCATCAGGGCGTACAGCCTGTCACCTACGCCCTCGACCGGGCGCTGGCCTACCGTGCAAGCCGTGAAACCCGCGCAATGTTGCACGAGCTGGCCCAGCGCATGTTCCCTCAGCAGGTGGAAGTTGAGTCCCCCCAAACCGTAACGGCAAAAATTGAAATCCTGCAAGGCGAGCAAGCCCTACGCTTCATGCGCGGCCATCTGCACCACACACCCACGGTAGCCAAGCCCCTCGTTCATCTTCAGGTAATTCACAACCTTTCCGGCAAAAAACAGGACGGCAAGTTCTGGATCGGCGAGGCTAGCCCTGTGGGCCTCACGCTAAAGTGGGGCAAGCCGGACACCGTTGGCCAGCAGCATTTTATTCCCGCCGAAAACTGTGAGGGCAACAATTCTGTGATGGAGCTTGAAGCACGCGCAGAAAAGAAAATCAAAGAAGGCTACTCCCTAAATACAACAAAAAGCTCGTTCTAG
- a CDS encoding TIGR03768 family metallophosphoesterase, producing the protein MKKTAVPVDYPIDSTVATTVERTLLFAAIEPGLKEPDLPKISQYSVYGYGNHTFGPGLSVVRRTDLIAQGSSTPEAQRLVQLASFFSFTDVHITDKESPNQLILNQQLNPLFYFSSSIYSPVMLYSTQVLDAAIQTVNALHKKTPFDFGISLGDVCNTAQYNELRWYIDVFDGKVITPCSGERLGMDSIDYQRPFKAVGLDKSIPWYQALGNHDHFWMGSFPVHADKSLGLAEAYTSGEVMAAGLMSLDSGGAHFPCLYDVPGSLRTKTFYMGLLDGATADGAIIGAGPRDAYATPPKTVADQSRHPVSIAQWKQEFFDTTTEPAGHGFNLVDPAHGNGFACYSFEPKAQIPLKVIVLDNTQSETDGSHDIHGHGFLDAARLKWLKEELAAGQAADLLMIIAAHIPLGVSAIGTEMEWWESDKDPNAVEQNAASLKDLVSILWDTPNLLMWMSGHRHFNTVKAFPSPDASRPEKGFWQVETASLRDFPQQFRTFQIHLNSDYTVSIVTTNVDPAVAEGTPAAKSRYYSIAAQQVLQTNLTVNAPNAANYARREISSMDPSRAQNSEADPTIQWQDVAGYGPFPSLQDGQYGSPAYLSNAYPSYNAELLKQLSPKMVKALRDRFCR; encoded by the coding sequence ATGAAAAAAACAGCAGTCCCTGTTGATTATCCTATTGATTCCACCGTGGCGACAACAGTTGAGCGAACGCTTCTTTTTGCTGCCATTGAGCCAGGCCTCAAGGAGCCGGATCTGCCAAAGATATCCCAGTACAGCGTGTATGGCTATGGCAACCATACTTTTGGCCCAGGGCTTTCTGTTGTTCGGCGTACAGATCTGATAGCGCAGGGTAGTAGCACCCCCGAGGCGCAACGTCTTGTGCAGTTGGCAAGCTTTTTTTCCTTTACGGATGTGCACATCACAGACAAGGAATCACCCAACCAGTTGATTCTCAATCAGCAGTTAAACCCCTTATTCTATTTTTCTTCGTCCATATATTCGCCGGTTATGCTGTACTCTACGCAGGTGCTGGATGCGGCCATTCAAACAGTAAACGCCTTGCATAAAAAAACGCCCTTTGATTTTGGCATATCGCTGGGCGATGTGTGCAATACCGCCCAATATAATGAGTTGCGCTGGTATATTGATGTGTTTGACGGCAAGGTTATTACACCGTGCTCTGGTGAACGCCTTGGTATGGACAGCATTGACTATCAGAGGCCCTTTAAGGCCGTTGGGCTGGATAAGTCCATACCCTGGTACCAAGCACTTGGGAACCATGACCATTTCTGGATGGGCAGCTTCCCCGTGCATGCCGACAAATCTTTGGGGCTTGCTGAGGCCTACACCTCGGGCGAAGTCATGGCGGCTGGCCTCATGTCTCTTGATAGCGGCGGTGCGCATTTCCCCTGCCTGTACGATGTGCCAGGCAGCCTGAGGACGAAAACATTTTATATGGGCCTGCTTGATGGCGCTACCGCTGACGGCGCGATTATTGGCGCAGGCCCCAGAGATGCCTATGCGACACCCCCAAAAACGGTGGCAGACCAAAGTCGCCACCCTGTAAGCATTGCCCAGTGGAAACAGGAGTTTTTTGACACAACTACAGAGCCGGCAGGGCATGGGTTCAATTTGGTGGATCCTGCGCATGGAAACGGATTTGCCTGCTACAGCTTTGAGCCGAAGGCCCAAATCCCGCTCAAAGTCATTGTGCTGGACAATACACAATCTGAAACAGACGGTTCCCACGATATCCACGGCCACGGATTTCTGGATGCCGCGCGGCTCAAATGGCTTAAAGAGGAGCTTGCCGCCGGGCAGGCCGCTGATCTTTTGATGATAATCGCTGCCCACATTCCCCTTGGTGTTTCTGCCATTGGCACAGAGATGGAATGGTGGGAAAGCGACAAAGACCCCAATGCGGTTGAGCAGAACGCCGCATCGTTGAAGGATCTGGTCAGCATACTGTGGGATACGCCAAACCTGCTCATGTGGATGTCGGGGCATCGCCATTTCAACACGGTAAAGGCCTTCCCCTCGCCGGATGCAAGCCGCCCGGAAAAGGGTTTCTGGCAGGTGGAAACGGCGTCACTCAGGGATTTTCCGCAGCAGTTCAGAACGTTTCAGATACACCTTAACAGCGACTACACCGTATCCATTGTCACAACCAACGTAGACCCGGCGGTCGCGGAAGGAACCCCGGCGGCGAAGTCTCGCTATTATTCCATAGCTGCACAGCAGGTTCTGCAAACAAACCTCACGGTTAACGCTCCCAATGCCGCAAACTACGCCCGCAGGGAGATCAGTTCCATGGATCCCAGCCGCGCCCAGAATAGCGAGGCTGATCCCACCATCCAGTGGCAGGATGTGGCCGGTTACGGGCCTTTTCCTTCGTTGCAAGATGGGCAGTACGGTTCGCCTGCATATCTCTCGAACGCATATCCATCGTACAATGCTGAATTGCTCAAGCAGCTAAGCCCGAAAATGGTGAAAGCCCTCAGAGACAGATTTTGTCGTTAA
- a CDS encoding DUF3150 domain-containing protein, with amino-acid sequence MTQLISDIRILDNLLALNLNVSLWSARRKMSQEDLGGAELPPEDLASLGSKRIADPENLKVFGTLKARAFNYLDRHGVRFMSGWAIPEEKAGEIVQELLNIRTEFQKEKDAFLACYDKNVQAWLEKHHQWGEIIRNSLVGPDYVRARMDFRWQLYKVAPLEQHTDNTAVLEAGLAEEVQGLGGTLFDEVAKSADDIWRRVYHGKTEVTHKALSPLRTLHAKLTGLSFVEPHVAPVADIVQAALLRMPKKGNITGTDLLLLQGLVCLLKDSVALVGHAQKVIEGYGPAFVLDALLAGPGVTHESDHPDGQMDGTVDGGMDDEPILPDISVVDSALPHPAIPSLGLW; translated from the coding sequence ATGACTCAACTTATTTCTGACATCCGCATTTTGGACAATTTGTTAGCCCTCAACCTCAACGTCAGCTTGTGGTCTGCCCGTCGCAAAATGAGCCAAGAGGACTTGGGCGGCGCAGAGCTACCGCCTGAGGATCTGGCCTCGCTGGGCTCAAAGCGCATTGCCGACCCGGAAAACCTCAAGGTGTTTGGCACGCTCAAGGCCCGCGCCTTCAACTACCTTGACCGGCACGGTGTACGGTTTATGTCCGGCTGGGCCATCCCCGAAGAAAAGGCAGGCGAGATCGTGCAAGAGCTTCTCAACATCCGCACCGAGTTCCAGAAAGAAAAGGATGCGTTTCTGGCTTGTTACGACAAAAATGTGCAGGCATGGCTTGAGAAGCACCATCAGTGGGGCGAAATTATTCGCAACTCCCTTGTGGGGCCTGACTATGTACGCGCCCGCATGGATTTTCGCTGGCAGTTGTATAAGGTGGCCCCGCTTGAACAGCACACAGACAACACCGCTGTGCTGGAAGCCGGTCTGGCGGAAGAGGTGCAGGGGCTCGGCGGCACCCTGTTTGATGAGGTGGCCAAGTCAGCTGACGATATATGGCGCAGGGTTTATCATGGCAAGACGGAGGTAACTCACAAGGCACTTTCGCCGCTGCGTACCCTGCATGCCAAGCTCACTGGCTTGTCTTTCGTAGAGCCGCATGTGGCCCCGGTGGCAGACATCGTGCAGGCGGCACTGCTGCGCATGCCCAAGAAGGGCAACATCACCGGCACAGACCTGCTGCTGTTGCAGGGGCTGGTCTGCCTGCTCAAGGACAGCGTGGCTCTTGTGGGGCACGCTCAGAAAGTTATTGAGGGGTACGGCCCGGCCTTTGTGCTGGATGCCCTTTTGGCTGGTCCGGGCGTTACCCACGAGTCGGATCACCCCGATGGGCAGATGGATGGCACCGTGGATGGGGGTATGGATGATGAGCCTATTCTGCCTGATATCTCCGTGGTTGACAGCGCGCTGCCGCATCCTGCCATACCCAGTCTGGGCCTGTGGTAA
- a CDS encoding VWA domain-containing protein, giving the protein MIRTKDVLNCLPLLASILGDRYDVQVRIGGKEACTNGKVIHLPSLPIDCEPELLALAKGFTDHEAAHIRHTDFSVLKAANLNPVTFNLFNCLEDWRVEKKLSGIFPGCRRNLNWLILRFFVEQAQPRAGDDSPALAVLDYVLLTVRAWDVDEVTPARQYAASIMEHHFPGLKEALDAIMVKAYIHCPDTKAAIEYAKQIALCIRQWEPPQPIETNKCTSANNKKAVRQTTRETNDSTSQIDQQPESACTSAPVQQSRALNALPLKALFHAEAQDLPQNIGEIMSIELANSSAESSGDALTVAVEGTRHAAALPAEQKLQALQASIALRTRLQGFLQAQTQRRCSIGRRGTLHANSLYRLQVGNARVFQKESVQLGLNTAVHILLDVSGSMAGAPINLAKRACFAVTTALSRIRGVNPAVTAFPAATATNSVFPIMRHGQAVPDQFDILASGGTPLPGALWWVLQTMLPLKEQRKMILVITDGMPDNPLAANNAIGVAQKLGFEVYGLGIRDEHITHLLPHTSRVANDLPDLVPAMFALLQVALLKGGAA; this is encoded by the coding sequence ATGATTAGAACAAAAGATGTTCTCAACTGCCTGCCCCTTTTGGCATCCATTCTGGGTGACCGCTATGACGTGCAGGTGCGTATTGGCGGCAAGGAAGCCTGTACCAACGGTAAGGTTATCCACTTGCCATCATTGCCCATTGATTGTGAGCCGGAATTATTGGCGCTGGCCAAAGGGTTCACAGACCATGAGGCTGCCCATATACGACACACTGATTTTAGCGTGCTGAAAGCTGCAAACCTTAATCCTGTGACCTTCAATCTGTTCAACTGCCTTGAGGACTGGCGTGTTGAAAAGAAGCTGTCGGGCATTTTCCCCGGCTGCCGGAGGAACCTGAACTGGCTGATACTACGATTCTTTGTAGAACAAGCACAGCCAAGGGCCGGGGACGATTCCCCGGCCCTTGCTGTTTTGGACTATGTGCTGTTGACGGTGCGAGCCTGGGATGTGGATGAGGTGACCCCGGCACGCCAATACGCGGCAAGCATCATGGAGCATCACTTCCCCGGATTGAAAGAGGCCCTGGATGCCATCATGGTCAAGGCCTACATCCATTGCCCTGATACAAAGGCAGCGATTGAATACGCGAAACAGATCGCCCTGTGCATCCGGCAGTGGGAACCGCCTCAACCAATTGAAACCAACAAATGCACGAGCGCAAACAATAAAAAAGCCGTGCGTCAAACTACAAGGGAGACCAACGATTCTACCTCACAAATCGACCAACAACCTGAATCGGCTTGCACCTCTGCGCCGGTTCAACAGTCGAGGGCTTTAAACGCGTTACCGCTCAAAGCTCTTTTTCATGCGGAGGCACAAGACTTACCCCAGAACATCGGCGAAATCATGTCGATTGAGCTTGCCAATAGCAGCGCAGAATCCTCTGGTGACGCGCTGACCGTGGCGGTAGAAGGCACCCGGCATGCAGCCGCCTTGCCAGCAGAGCAGAAGCTGCAAGCCCTTCAGGCCAGCATTGCCCTGCGTACTCGCCTTCAGGGCTTTCTGCAGGCGCAAACGCAAAGACGTTGCAGCATCGGGCGCAGAGGGACTCTGCACGCCAATTCGCTTTATCGTCTGCAGGTTGGCAATGCTCGTGTTTTCCAAAAAGAGTCCGTGCAACTGGGTCTCAATACGGCTGTCCATATTCTACTGGACGTAAGCGGCAGCATGGCTGGCGCACCAATTAACCTTGCCAAACGAGCCTGCTTTGCCGTGACAACGGCACTGAGCCGTATCCGTGGCGTGAACCCGGCGGTTACGGCCTTCCCTGCTGCCACGGCGACCAATTCCGTATTCCCCATCATGCGACATGGGCAGGCGGTGCCAGACCAGTTTGATATTCTAGCTTCTGGCGGGACACCCTTGCCTGGGGCTTTGTGGTGGGTGCTGCAAACCATGCTGCCTCTCAAAGAACAACGCAAGATGATCTTGGTTATCACTGACGGCATGCCGGACAACCCGCTGGCCGCAAACAATGCCATAGGGGTGGCCCAAAAGCTCGGCTTTGAAGTTTATGGCCTTGGCATTCGGGATGAACACATCACGCATCTGCTGCCACACACAAGCCGGGTGGCCAACGACTTGCCGGATCTGGTGCCTGCCATGTTTGCCCTGCTGCAGGTTGCCTTGCTCAAAGGTGGTGCAGCATGA
- a CDS encoding ERF family protein — MNRYQSENITDLAKALLNVQRTVQPVTKDAENPFTKSWYASLNSVMDACRDALIENGIWLCQYPVPVEQPNSLGLVTKLTHVESGQWQSSLAVVPLPKADPQGIGSAMTYARRYALTAMLGMVTEDDDGEGAKSGKKSPTRPKLPVIAPESQKGQQRNPSTTNNISAPSNPPPASLENLPPLEGVTYQQVTAQDGRPCIIATGNTQAKKELLTGSGFRWNPQRKLWWKYVDAA, encoded by the coding sequence ATGAACCGTTACCAGTCAGAAAACATTACCGATTTAGCTAAGGCCCTGCTCAACGTGCAGCGAACCGTGCAACCGGTTACAAAAGACGCTGAAAATCCATTCACCAAAAGTTGGTACGCCAGTCTCAACAGCGTCATGGACGCCTGCCGCGATGCGCTCATCGAAAACGGTATCTGGCTGTGCCAGTACCCTGTGCCTGTGGAGCAACCTAACTCCTTAGGGCTGGTTACCAAGCTGACACATGTAGAGTCGGGGCAATGGCAAAGTTCCCTTGCTGTTGTTCCTTTACCAAAGGCCGACCCTCAGGGCATCGGATCGGCAATGACCTATGCCCGCCGCTACGCTCTAACCGCCATGTTGGGCATGGTCACTGAAGATGACGATGGCGAAGGGGCTAAAAGTGGCAAAAAATCGCCTACACGGCCTAAATTGCCAGTAATTGCCCCTGAATCGCAAAAAGGGCAACAACGCAACCCATCAACCACAAACAATATTTCAGCCCCCTCAAATCCCCCGCCAGCAAGCCTTGAAAATCTCCCACCACTAGAAGGCGTCACCTACCAGCAAGTTACAGCTCAAGACGGACGTCCTTGCATCATTGCCACTGGCAACACGCAAGCAAAAAAAGAATTACTGACAGGCTCGGGATTCCGCTGGAACCCACAGAGAAAATTGTGGTGGAAGTATGTCGATGCCGCATAG
- a CDS encoding PD-(D/E)XK nuclease family protein, whose translation MRNYTEQSYCNALKDQIQHVIGGLQPEPRNFFYDKSLLSFIDGPFAAAFVEETRNITSLICKESCFDSYGHGASLNSSDLNFIWGQDWPGHALRNPPIFWHRPLREADITKLIVATLQDDRLSIRAFLRALCESSGSLNDVENVERFLPKHDDVAVRAEDLAKGKKRIDILFEWGKGGAARVVVLEVKFGASAENPFDVYEEQAKIRLRKRIHPDKRNGDDFSSAIGYFFVIQHASSEREVRKKSCFTRDCNAWRVVYWQDLLRRWEEHLQKEYVTNIPDSAGASVRCSIFNKVYGGV comes from the coding sequence ATGCGAAATTATACTGAGCAATCTTATTGTAATGCACTAAAAGATCAAATACAGCATGTTATAGGTGGTTTGCAGCCAGAACCCAGGAATTTTTTCTATGATAAATCTCTTCTGAGTTTCATTGATGGGCCATTTGCTGCAGCTTTTGTAGAAGAAACTCGTAATATTACGAGCCTTATATGCAAAGAAAGCTGTTTTGATTCGTATGGCCATGGTGCAAGCTTGAACAGCAGTGATCTAAATTTTATCTGGGGACAAGATTGGCCCGGACATGCCCTGCGCAATCCACCAATTTTTTGGCATAGGCCGTTGCGAGAAGCTGATATTACAAAGTTGATTGTAGCGACATTGCAAGATGACAGATTGAGCATTCGTGCATTTTTGCGTGCACTCTGTGAGTCAAGCGGCTCTTTGAACGACGTAGAGAACGTGGAAAGATTTTTGCCCAAACATGATGATGTTGCAGTAAGGGCAGAAGATTTGGCGAAGGGCAAAAAAAGAATTGATATTCTTTTTGAATGGGGAAAGGGCGGCGCTGCAAGAGTAGTAGTGTTAGAAGTAAAATTTGGAGCTAGCGCCGAGAACCCATTTGATGTGTATGAGGAGCAAGCCAAAATTCGCCTAAGAAAAAGAATTCATCCCGACAAGAGAAACGGTGACGATTTCTCTAGTGCCATTGGCTACTTTTTTGTCATACAGCACGCATCTAGTGAACGTGAGGTCAGAAAAAAAAGTTGTTTTACACGGGACTGCAACGCTTGGCGTGTCGTGTATTGGCAAGATTTGCTGCGACGGTGGGAAGAGCATTTGCAAAAAGAGTATGTCACAAATATTCCTGATAGCGCGGGCGCATCAGTACGGTGCAGTATATTTAATAAAGTGTATGGAGGCGTCTAA
- a CDS encoding sodium:solute symporter family protein encodes MEVSFVHYLGMFLVVGITLGYSIYSARSVKSADGFSLVGRAASSPLVAGGIVGVIIGGGATVGTAQLAYQAGLCAWSYSLGAGLGFLVQGIFYARALRRTNLETVPEFFGLHYGKYAGPVISICGTLSMLCGCVAGVIAGINILSAILKISPLAATILLAALVLMTVFFSGQKGSSVTGIIKMSVLWVGLLVGSAVAVVSLYELPDFSTVFPQEPWLNLFSTGTGQVLGNIFSTVVGICCSQNYIQALYSASDARTASRGAIMAGLVVIPVGLPIVAIGMFMHAQNPALPPILALPTFFFTYLPDWFGGIAISGVLLAIIGSTAGQALGIGTMISRDFVGNVFKVTSSEGILKANRITLVIVTTIFSTLAYTYLHSTVLYWNFFSFLLRGGGVFVPLTLAIFKPGWLSPFWALTSIICSTTAAIVAKLAFNVSQPLFLALGISLAIVALGVVVSGRSYRAVYINAQAEKQTDPV; translated from the coding sequence CATTACCCTTGGATACTCAATTTATTCCGCGCGCAGCGTAAAATCTGCGGACGGATTCAGCCTTGTGGGCCGCGCCGCTTCTTCTCCTCTGGTGGCAGGCGGTATCGTGGGCGTTATCATCGGCGGCGGCGCTACGGTGGGTACAGCGCAGTTGGCGTATCAGGCTGGTCTTTGCGCCTGGTCGTATTCTCTTGGTGCGGGTTTGGGGTTTTTGGTGCAGGGCATTTTTTACGCCCGCGCCCTGCGGCGCACCAATCTTGAAACCGTTCCCGAATTTTTTGGTCTGCATTATGGCAAATACGCTGGCCCGGTTATCAGCATATGCGGCACCTTGAGCATGCTGTGCGGCTGCGTGGCCGGCGTTATTGCGGGTATAAACATTCTGTCTGCAATCCTTAAAATCAGCCCGCTTGCGGCAACCATTCTACTTGCGGCGCTTGTGCTCATGACAGTGTTTTTCAGCGGCCAGAAAGGCAGCAGCGTTACTGGCATTATAAAAATGAGCGTACTGTGGGTGGGCCTGCTGGTAGGCAGCGCGGTGGCTGTGGTATCGCTGTACGAACTTCCTGATTTTTCCACGGTATTTCCGCAAGAGCCTTGGCTGAATCTTTTCAGCACCGGTACCGGGCAGGTGCTCGGCAACATATTCTCTACGGTGGTGGGCATCTGCTGCTCGCAGAACTACATTCAGGCCCTGTACTCGGCCAGTGACGCCCGCACGGCTTCTCGCGGCGCCATCATGGCTGGCCTGGTGGTCATACCCGTTGGTTTGCCCATTGTGGCCATTGGCATGTTCATGCATGCGCAAAATCCGGCATTGCCCCCCATTTTGGCATTGCCTACGTTTTTCTTCACCTATTTGCCCGACTGGTTTGGCGGCATAGCCATCTCGGGGGTGCTGCTGGCCATCATCGGTTCTACCGCAGGGCAGGCTTTGGGCATTGGGACCATGATTTCGCGGGATTTTGTGGGCAACGTGTTCAAGGTTACATCGAGCGAGGGGATTCTGAAGGCCAACCGGATTACCCTTGTCATAGTGACCACGATTTTTTCGACTCTGGCCTATACGTATCTTCATTCCACCGTGCTGTACTGGAATTTCTTCTCCTTCCTGCTGCGCGGCGGCGGTGTTTTTGTGCCGCTGACACTGGCGATTTTCAAGCCCGGCTGGCTCTCGCCTTTCTGGGCTCTGACCTCCATCATTTGCAGCACCACGGCAGCCATTGTTGCCAAGCTGGCTTTCAACGTGAGCCAGCCGCTGTTCCTCGCCCTGGGCATCAGCCTTGCCATTGTGGCCTTGGGGGTTGTGGTCTCTGGCAGGAGCTACCGGGCTGTCTACATTAACGCGCAGGCCGAAAAGCAGACCGACCCTGTGTAA